In a genomic window of Proteus vulgaris:
- a CDS encoding DNA replication terminus site-binding protein, protein MLDSYIGSLLKYLHQLDSLFRDTKVISALTCVIPPVENGCDDIGKCIEPVVNWGSHAYTSVISCWQDLYISPLYSQKFARRTAGYVQLSTAAMELADHLIKINTVKNNIRSSVVALPKSERFRILRKHLSNVMTLHLYRNIPVFNSDDVITHASYTWGLKGLMQKTDPVKLYQLIADIAKGNAELQDLMDKIQECPANRLRIKRSVTPQPICNLTFASGKKRCINAPVPFLIVQDQDFKVSPLPLFTAEADRQERSDKHKTTLLGVFRGQQIIKLEK, encoded by the coding sequence ATGCTTGATAGCTATATTGGTTCATTGCTGAAGTACCTCCACCAGCTTGACTCTCTTTTTCGAGATACAAAGGTAATTTCAGCCCTTACCTGTGTCATTCCACCGGTAGAAAATGGTTGTGATGATATCGGTAAATGCATTGAGCCGGTTGTGAATTGGGGTTCTCATGCCTATACATCGGTTATCTCATGTTGGCAGGACTTATACATTTCTCCGTTGTACTCACAAAAGTTTGCGAGGCGAACAGCCGGATATGTACAGTTATCAACTGCGGCTATGGAACTTGCTGATCATCTAATCAAAATCAATACCGTAAAAAACAATATCAGAAGCTCGGTTGTCGCACTGCCGAAATCTGAGCGTTTCAGAATTTTGCGTAAACATCTGAGTAACGTAATGACACTGCATTTGTACCGGAACATTCCTGTATTTAACTCTGACGATGTGATCACTCATGCTTCATATACGTGGGGCTTAAAAGGACTCATGCAGAAAACAGACCCTGTTAAGCTTTATCAGCTCATAGCTGACATAGCAAAAGGCAACGCTGAGTTACAGGACTTAATGGATAAAATCCAAGAGTGCCCTGCTAATAGGCTCAGAATAAAGCGTAGCGTTACGCCGCAGCCGATCTGCAACCTAACCTTTGCCAGTGGGAAAAAACGCTGCATAAACGCTCCTGTGCCGTTTTTGATAGTGCAGGATCAGGATTTTAAAGTAAGTCCCCTGCCATTGTTTACTGCTGAAGCAGACAGACAGGAGCGTTCTGACAAACACAAAACGACTCTCCTTGGCGTGTTTAGGGGGCAACAGATAATTAAGTTGGAAAAATGA